The genome window aacgatgatttgaggatgataggattcctaatcaaattacttttagttccaactactatatctacatacaagcatccttacaaccatttcgggttcgatttccattgagtttgattcacctttgagtcttgattgattttgattgattcaccacacactttaacataaaagtaaacatgcacaagtaacatataaggcacacacacacgtataaaaagtactaaaatccccacacttgagtttgatgattgatttgattagcttgattattgattgattagctttattgcattgttacttcctatcattcacagtcggtcgttgattcacagttcgattatcggtcgattagtttgattatacaacacttactccaaataatatgaaaatcaaaatgaaactaaaatgaaattaatctttattaatctttaattccaataacagtcaacacttgactttgactttgacttttggaaaacacggggtgttacagtctcccctcctttagggaatttcgtcccgaaattaggccgagaaccgtacatcgccgtgtgattttacctatttgatgcttcagatctatctgaacaattgcgggtacttggccttcatgtcactttcgagttcccaagtgaactccgcgcctcgtttgccttcccatcgtacttttacaataggaatgcgagagcgtctgagttgcttggtctgtcggtccatgattttgCTAATTTAGTCTAAAGATTTTATTTTTCGCTTGTGAGTCTAAATAGGTTTTatcgttgtcattttagtccagtGGGTTAAGTTAAtccgtttttattttttgttaacgagaaaggcaattcggtcattttatatagCCAAATTTCCCTtatagttaacaaaattacatataaaatgatcgaattgcccttctcgttaacagaaaaaaatggatgaaggTTCTGTTTGTTTTTGCTTATAATGGCTGTAAAGAGCTTATGTCTGCCGGCGGACAGACATAAGcccttgaagactgtttgtttaaaaaaaaaaagaagatctTAAAATAGCTTTTAATagcttcaaaaaaaaaaaaaaaaaactatgtataatagcttcaaaaaaaaaaaaaaagatcttCACACAgccatcttcttcctcttctcccCTGCCACCACCTCTCCTCCCACATCACCTCCACTTCCcctgccgccaccacctccgccaccaccaccacctccacctgccaccacatctccgccaccacctcctacctctcagccaccacctccaccaccaccatcgtcaaaAACCggaccgtagagagagagagagagatctgtgAAAGAGAGAGATCGTAGAGAGAgagaccgtagagagagagatctgtgagagagagagaccgtagagagagagagagagagagaccgtagagagagagagagatctgtgatggcggtggtgtgatggcggtggtggtgcgatggtggtggcgaaggtggtggtggtggttgtagagagagagagagtttgtagagagagagagcagacctgttgtgtgtgtgttgtgtgtgaagttgtttttgaaggaaaaaaacaaaccctcttctccttgcagactgcagacatttggtccacatCTTCTCTTGCAGATGCCTGTAGATGTGGTTCGCAGACTACAGACATTTCACATCTGAAAAAACAACCAGCAccgaagttaacccagtggattaaaatggcaacagtgaaacctttttcAACCCACAGaccgaaaaatgaaacatttgggaTACCACAACAACTAAAATCACATTTAACTCTagaaaaaaaggaaaagaaaagaaaaacaaagtACGGGGCAACCCGATTGATAGCGGAGTGCGAATATATTAAATCGTGACCCGATTGTGAAATCTTTTGTATTCGCCCCCATCCCCAGTTTCCCCAAATTTTCGACGAATTAACTGTTTCGAAAGGGGGATTTAGGGTTAGGGTTTTATCGTAACTTATTCAGAATGTATGCTGATCGTGTCGAGACTGCACCAAAGAGTTCCATCAAAGACCGTCTCAACGGCGGAACCCTAGATAATTCCGGCCGCCGTAGACAACTTACCGGCAAAAGGTTCGTTTATCTTTCCACCATCCTTATGTAAAGTCATGCGCTTTTTTTCAGATTAACTGGATATAGCTCCTGTATGTTTGCTTGATTGTAGTACATATATTTTGCTTGTTGATTTGAAATCTGGAAGTAGATTTTCTGCTAATTGGGAGACTTTTTGGATTTATTAGGGTTTgataatatagttaagtataggtTACCAGTTAGTTGTAGGCTTACATTGCTTTTGGAAGTAATACAAACGAAGAAGTGGCCACTCACAAACTTAGATCGGTGCGGTAATATGTAAATAAATCTGTTAGAAGGTGACCTGGAGGCGGAGTTCCGGGAACACTTTTTGACACTCAAGTTAGCGATTGTAGAAGATAAGCATGATGTAAAGAGATTCACTATATATGTAAGCGTATGGTGATGGGGATGGTGATGTATAAAGTAGAAGGGACCAGGTATATTATAACGCTGATGTGTTGCAATACCTGCTCTGATAACATACTAACATATGATAGGTTCATGTTTGATAATGTGttattatggtcagtgattggaAGGTTAACCATTAAAGGCATGTAGTGTAGTATGTACCTACTTGGAAGGTTTATCCATTAAATGTGAATATGGTAGAAGTATGTTTGTAGTGAGACCTGTTGAATGAATAGGTTTGCTGAAACTCCACATATTAAAAGTAACATGGCCTGTTTAACTATATGACAATGATTTTTCAAAATACAATTGGGAATTTATCGGTgtttcttaacttatgtttgtcAATATGCTTTTCTCATCTTCTAGGgatcatagttgtcaatagcggctatagcgaccgctatagcgcgctatgtagcgaGGCGACCAAGTGTCGCTATCTGGGTCATCTCATAGCGACCAATAGCGTGAAAAGCGACAGTTAGTTTATTGTTTAATGTAAATAGAAATTAGaaatagctataaaatagctggatttgtaggtttttgttaaatatacatgtaaaatagcatatataccaaggtatttttatataatttacatATAAAATTTTTCAGAATTtcttttttctagtgtatcgatatttgtcgctattcgctatgtagcatataggtccgttgtcgctatttgtcgctactcgctattaacaactatgctaGGGATTTGTTTTTGTCTTTCTCAACAACCTATACCAACAAAACCATGAAACTAGCAATTTCAGAAAAAAAGGTAACCTTGTCAAAGTcatatattattaaaatttatattttgtatgtttataAATGAACAATCATGCTTTAATTTACGTGATTAAGTGCTAGAAGGTCACTTGATTACCTATCTTTGTTTAACGTCCTTAGCACACCATGGGAAACATCAGTAGAAGTTTATAATCAATACGAGATTTGTAGATGAACATTTACGTTATGCTATGCTATCTTCTCTTTCCTATCGTTTCTTTTACATGTCGCACTGTTATTTTACCAAACTTTGGATTAAGGGCTTGCTGATGAGAGTCACAACATAATTTAATAATTTTAAGACTTCCAATTTGAACCAGTTACTTTCTTGCTGCAGGCAGAGGCAAGATGATGACAAATGGGAGCACGATCTTTACGAACAAGCTGATCCACAAGTATCAAGTATGAAACTATAAATTTTATTATCACACTAGAGATTATAAGTAAGTCAGTAACCTTCTTTATACATATACTCACCATTCTTCGCCTTTTTTAGATCGCAGAGTTGGTGCCCTAGACCTCCGTTTAAAGCTTCAGAAAAAGAGTAATCAACGAGTAACTTCAGGTGTAAGAGATCTGCGCGAGAAGCTTTCGGGTATAACTTATTCACAGTCAGCAGTAACCGCTCCAGCAAAGCCGAAAGCCGTACCAGAGAGCAGTAAACCTGTAAGGAAAAGCGTCATAGCTGAAGCTCCTGCAGAGACTAAAAAACTTGCTAGCACAGTTTCCAAGAAAAAAAAGGTATGTTACTCGCCACTTCCcattatatatataacaaaagcGGGTGTCTTAGGAATAGCTCCTAAGCCACAACCtctatattttattatttttctttatcAAATTTACAACAATGCCATCCAagccttgttttttttttctttttgagtaTTCAACCCTTCAACATTTGGCATTGCCACTTACACCCCCAGCTTTCtaaaacttttgtaaaatgtcattttgaccCCCTCGTGTTTTAcctgcttatttttatgtacgtgggtcaaatataatacgttttcgtgtttatttttatgCATGTTTTTTGTTGGTCTACGTTTTGTTCGGAAACGGGTCGGGCCATATATAATACGTTTtaactaggggtgtaaacgagcctagcccgagcccgactaggctcgagctcggctcgttatgtttttatgaagctcgagctcgagcacgagtcggttcgagcctacttctcTGAACTCGAGCTcagctcgcgagtaaaacccaaagctcgagctcggctcgagctatttcgagaacaacctcaaatgagctaaaagctcggctcgagctcgtttcAACAGCGATTAagcgagccaaagctcggctcgagctcggctcaccaatgttatcatcatcattattatattatatatataaaaaactaaaattttgtttAGGCTCGTttgggctcgcgagcctaaacgagctttgtatttcaggctcgagctcgataactaaacgagctctaattctggctcgagctcgggctcgttaaggctcgactcattcgagcttttaaccgagccgatcacgagtagctctcgagcctctgggccACCCCTAGTTTTAACTAGGAGGTATAAGttcgagttactttacgttttgacTCCGCCACAACGCGTGGTACCATTCTTTAACGtaaaaaacactattttcttaGGTGCTTATTTTTAAGTACGTTTCGTTATAAATCAaagttggtttacgtttcgacgtaaattttctCGGTAATgagttaggtcaaatataatacgttttcgtgcgttttcagttggtctacgttttgatgtAAATTTTGTTCGAAAACGAACTGGGTCAAATATTTGATGGTATAGGTTCGACTGTTCGAGTTACTTTAAGTTTCGACGCCGCTGCAACGCGCGGCGGGTCAAAATTCTAGTTATATATGATGGACGAGCTggataaatgaaaaaaaaagtgtCATTTTAAGTGGATTTTAATATAGTTATTTACTTATTTTCTACTATAATGATGGTTTGTTTTCTTAGCAATACGTCTCTCGTGCAGGCTGAAACAGTGGACAGCTTCTTACAGTCATTGGGTCTTGAAAAGTACTCGATTACATTTCAAGCAGAGGAAGTACGGTTTCTAGAACAATTCTTTCTTCCATACCATAACTTCTATAACATGTAACGAGCGCTTTTATACATCTTCTGTAGGTTGATATGACTGCGCTTCTACACATGACTGATGAAGACCTAAAAGCTATAGGAATTCCAATGGTAAGTTTTTTCCTGTTTTATGTCACTTTCGAGCATAGCTGTTAATAGCGGCTGTAGcgaccgctatagcgcgctatgtagccATGCGACGTAGTGTCGCTA of Helianthus annuus cultivar XRQ/B chromosome 1, HanXRQr2.0-SUNRISE, whole genome shotgun sequence contains these proteins:
- the LOC110871737 gene encoding ankyrin repeat and SAM domain-containing protein 6, which encodes MYADRVETAPKSSIKDRLNGGTLDNSGRRRQLTGKRQRQDDDKWEHDLYEQADPQVSNRRVGALDLRLKLQKKSNQRVTSGVRDLREKLSGITYSQSAVTAPAKPKAVPESSKPVRKSVIAEAPAETKKLASTVSKKKKAETVDSFLQSLGLEKYSITFQAEEVDMTALLHMTDEDLKAIGIPMGPRKKILLALESKG